The genomic region ACCGTGTACTGGTCGTGGAGGATGATCCGGCTCAGGCCGTTTTCGCTACGTCCATCCTCAATAAAGCGGGATTTGAAACCCACTCGGTGACTGACCCTCTGCAGGTAATGGAGGTTCTACACGATTTCAAACCGGACCTGATCCTCATGGATCTCTATATGCCCGGCGCCAGCGGAGCAGAGTTGACTGCGGTAATCCGGGAGCAAAATGAGTTCGTCGATACCCCGATCGTCTTTCTTTCGGGAGAGCAGGATCTGGACAAGCAACTCAAGGCCCTCAGCTTCGGCGGCGAGGACTTTCTCTCCAAGCCCATTGGACCAAAGCACCTGATCTCCACCGTGACAAACCGAATCCACCGGGCCAAGGAGATTCACCACAGGCTCGGCATTCCCGACCGTCTTGATAAAGCCACTGGACTGTTTGCACGTCACTACCTGCTGGAACGGGTGGAGATGACGCTCAGCACGGATACCCATGTCGCAGATATTCCCGCAGTGCTCTACATCGAAATCGATAATCCGGAGAAGGCGCTTGACGTAGCCGGCATCGGCGGGATGGATGTCATACTTTCCGAGACCGGTAATATCATTTCCGGATTACTGCAACCCCAGGATGTACTGGCCCGTTTTGGAGACAGCAGCCTCGGCTTGCTCGCCTGTCGGGACAAAAATGAGGATCTGGCCGAACTGGCGGAGCAACTCTGTGAAACTGTCGCAGACAAAATCATTGAATTGGAACGCAACACGATCAGCATAACGGTCAGCGTCGGTATCTGTATTGTCGATGGAAGTAATCAGGATGCCGGCAGCATTGTTTCCAAAGGACAATGGGGAAGTCGCATGGCGCACAATGCCGGCGGCAACCAAGCCTATCTCTACAACCCGCCAAAGGTTGAAAAGGGAGATGAGGAAGATAATCTATGGCTGGCCAATCTGGTACAGGAGGCGATGCAGAAAAACCTCTTCCAGATCTATTTTCAGCCTATGGTGTCTCTGCAGGGTACCGCCAATGCCCACTATCAAACACTGCTGCGTCTGAAATCTCCAAACGGACAGCTGTTGACTGCCGCCACATTCATTTCAGTTGCCGAAGAGCTGGGCGTCATCGGCAAGCTGGACCAATGGACCTCGATGCAGGCAATTTCGATTATCTCTGAAAACAGAGGAAAATCTCAGGAGGTGCGCCTTTTCGTCTCCCAATCCTCCGCCCTGCTGAACGATTTGGAGCGTATGTCATGGCTGCAGGAACAACACAGGACCGGCCGCATTCAGGAGGGTGAACTTACCTTTGAATTCCGCCTTTCCGATATAATTCACCACCTGAAATCTGCCAAAACCTGTTTCGAAACACTGCAGAAAATGGGCATAGGCACCTTGTTGACCGGTGTTTCCAATACGTCTGACGACTTACGGACACTCAAACATCTGGCGCTTCGCTTCATCAAAATTGATCTTGCGCTGTTGAACCGGGACAACAGTGATCTGAAAGAGTTGATTACTACTGCCCATAGTCTGGGCATCAAAGTTATTGCACCCCAGGTGGAGAACCCCAGTAGCATCGCCAAACTCTGGAGCAGCGGCGCCGATTTCGTGCAGGGCAATTTTGTACAACGGCCGGAAAACAACCTGATCTACGATTTCGACGAATCTGTTCTGCAATAGACTCGCACATATGCCTATAGCGTAGGCCCGATCCGCTTCGCTTGATCGGGCCTACGCTTCAAACAACAACTATTTCAGTAGAGAAGCTGTTATCGAAATGTTTACTTTATACCCAAAAGCGATTTCACTGCTCTGCGTACTGTTTTTCGGAATCGTGGCCGGTAATCTCTCTGCGGCCCAGCCGACTTTTCCGCTCTACCCTCATCCCGACCGTTTTGTTATTAACGAGGGGGACGATGCGAAAACCTGTCTGGATCTGGACAAAGAGATTGCCATGCTTGAGCGTCGCACATACTCCTACAAACCGCAGTTCTATGAAGACCCCCTTCACGGCGGCGCCATCTGGGCCGGAACTCTCTACTTTCCCCCCGCCTATGGCTATCTCGCTTATTCGGGTGCAGCGGAATATACCGAGCACGCCCGTATTCTTGAAGCACGTCGCCGCATCGCGGTTTTACGTCAGATCAAAGCCTATCGCCGCTGCTACGAAGATTAATGGCTACAAACAGTGTTCAAACGGCAGTCCGCAACCAGGACTACTCCTGGAATGAGCTGACCGGCATGATCCTGCAGCACCGGCGGGAGCTGATTGCTGCGAATATCATCGCCATCTTCGGCGCCATTGCTGCGGTACCCGTCCCCCTGTTGATCCCTCTACTCGTTGACGAAGTGCTGCTCAATCAGCCGGGTCGTGCAATAGCCACTATCGACAGCCTCTTCCCAGCAAGTTGGCAGGGGCCGACGCTCTATATTCTCGCAGTTTTGGGTCTTACCCTGATATTACGTCTGATCACCCTTATCCTCGGTGTCTGGCAAACCCGCCAATTCACCTGCATCGCCAAGGATGTCATCTTTCTAATCCGGCGGGACCTGCTGCAACGCCTTGAGCACATCTCCATGTCCGCCTATGAGACCCTCGGCAGCGGTACGGTGGCATCCCACCTGGTAACCGACCTGGCTGCCGTGGACAACTTTGTCAGCACGACTACCAGCAAATTTCTTGTGGCGGTGCTCACCATAACCGGCACAGCCCTGGTGCTACTCTGGATAAACTGGCCACTTGCCCTGTTCATCCTGCTGCTGAACCCAATTGTCATCTATTTCACGACGGTTTTCGGCCGGCGGGTAAAGCGCCTGAAAAGAGAGGAGAACTCCGCCTTCCAGTTGTTTCAGGAGTCTCTGGAAGAGACCCTCGATGCGATCCAGCAGATCCGCGCCAGCAATCGGGAACGTCACTACATTCAGCGCATCATCGACAAGGCGGAGAGTATTCGCCACCACTCCGCCGCCTTCACATGGAAGAGTGATGCCGCCGGACGACTCTCCTTTGTCATCTTTCTTTTCGGCTTCGATATTTTCCGCGCTGTGAGCATGTTCATGGTGCTCTATTCCGACCTCACGATCGGCGAGATGCTGGGGGTCTTTGCCTACCTCTGGTTCATGATGGGACCAGTGCAGGAGGTATTGAACGTACAGTACGCCTACCAGAGCGCGCAGGCGGCACTGAGCCGGATCAATCAGCTGATGCGGGTCGACCTGGAACCCGTCTATCCCCATCAGGAAAACCCGTTCAAAGACAAAACAACCGTCTCCGTCGAGCTTAACGATATCCATTTTGCCTATGGTGAAGGACCTTCCGTGCTCAAGGATATTTCATTACAAATTTCCGCCGGAGAAAAAGTGGCACTGGTGGGTGCGAGCGGCGGAGGAAAAACCACCCTGGTGCAGATTCTGCTCGGACTCTACCCTCCCGCTTCGGGACAGGTGCTGTTCGATGGTGTACCGGTCAACAGAATCGGCATGGACGTGGTAAGAGATCATGTGGCAACCGTGCTGCAACACCCTGCGCTGCTAAACGACAGTGTGCGGATCAATCTCACACTTGGCCGCGATGTCCCTGAAACAGAACTCTGGCAGGCGCTGAAAATCGCGCAGCTCGATGCAACCATAGAGCGAATGGATCAGGGACTGGAGACGCTGATCGGCCGTTTCGGCGTGCGTCTCTCCGGCGGCCAGCGACAACGGCTGGCAATTGCCCGTATGGTTTTGACCAACCCAAGCGTGGTCATCCTTGATGAAGCCACCTCCGCCCTCGACACTACAACCGAGGGAAATCTCCACTCGGCGTTGCAACAGTTTTTGGCTGGCCGCACCACTATCATCATCGCCCATCGGTTGAGCGCGGTGAAACAGGCCGACAGGGTTCTGGTATTCGAAGACGGCAGAATTGTGGAACAGGGAAGACATGATGAGCTGATTGCAAACAATGGCCTCTACTCCTCCCTATACGGCCGACAGCAGTAAATCCATAAGAGGTCGGAGTCAAACAGCACTATTCGGTTTTACTCGCCAGAAGCCCCGTCCGGTTTGTCCCCTGCAAGTACACCACCATGAAAAAGTTAAAGTTGAAGACAGATACAGACGAGTGCGACAATCACCCGGGACCAGCCACGGACGAGATAAGAGCGATAATGTTCAACCAGGCACTCTCTTCACAACAAAACTGCGCATCGACGATTCCGAATTTAACGGGATTGTGGCCAGTGTTAATTATTCTCTGCTGCAGTTCATTGGTGTTCGCGAATGATCCCCTGCCCCTGCCATCGGGACTGGACCTCTCCCTACCCGACATGGAGCCCGCCGTCACATTGGAGAAACACCACAACCGCACGGTGGAGGAGTACCGCGTCAACAATAATCTCTATATGATCAAAGTGACCCCGAATATCGGCCCCTCATATTATATGGTTGATCCGGACGGCAGCGGCGAAATGGAGATGAAACGCGGCCCAGCCGATGTCAATGTGCCTAAATGGACACTTTTCAGTTGGTAACTCAACGCACCCCAAAAACCGGCACATGAGCCAATCAAACGAGAACACCATGAACAGTAATAGAATCATGCGATGGATACTGACCGGGCTCCTGTTGGCAGCAGTCAGCACAACCGCACTTGCGAGTACGCTCGAAACCGTCAAAAAACACGGAACACTACGCTGCGGAGTCAACACTGGCTTGCCTGGATTTGCCCTGAAGAGTAGTGCAGGTCGCTGGGAAGGCATGGACGCCGATTTCTGTCGCGCAGTGGCAGCTGCGGTCTTCGGCGATGCCGAAAAAGTTGAATTCATTCCCCACACAACCAAAACACGTCTGCAGGCATTGCAGAACGGCAACATCGATCTACTGGCGCACAACGTCACCTGGACCATGAGCCGTGATCTCGGCACGGGTCTCGACTTTGCCGGTATCTACTATTTTGATGGTCAGGGTTTCATGGTTCGCAAGGATATGAAAGTACGCAGCGCCCTCGCCCTGAATGGAAGCAGCATCTGCGTTATCGGTGGAACCACGAGTGAAGCCAACGTAAAAGAGTATTTCATCAGGCATCAGATGAAACTTCGTCTGGTGAGCTCTGATACCTCAGTGGATGCACTGAAGAATTTTGAGCAAGGCACTTGCAAGGTCCTCACCAGCGATCTGTCACAGCTCTATTCCCTGCGCACCAGCACAAAAAACCCTGGCGACTATAAGGTGCTGCCGGAACCCATCTCCAAGGAGCCACTCGGCCCGGTGGTGCGTGAAGGTGACGATAACTGGCGCGACATCGTCCAGTGGACGCTGTTTACCCTGATCAACGCCGAGGAGATGGGGGTCAGCTCCAACAACGTCGACCGCGTTCTGGAGATCGCGCACACCCCCGAGGTTCTGCGTCTGCTGGGCAAGACGGGCGCTTCCGGCAAATCTCTAGGCCTGGAAAACGACTGGTCCTATCAAATCATCCGCAAGGTCGGAAATTACGGTGAGGTTTTCGAGCGCAATCTGGGAAAACAGACTCCGCTTAAAATGAAACGTGGTTTCAATTCAACCTGGCAAAATGGCGGCCTGCTCTACGCGCCTCCCGTGCGGTAATTAATCAGGAGGCCAGCAATGTTCACGGGTATCGTTCAGGGGACAGTAGAGGTCGTCGAGATCATCGAAAAAAGTGACTTTCGCACCCACAAGGTCCTTCTGCCAGGCAAGCTTCTGGATGGGCTGGAACCCGGCGCCTCCGTAGCTCACAACGGTTGTTGTCTGACGGTTACCGGAATCGAGGATGATCTGGTCAGTTTCGACCTGATGCAGGAGACCCTGCGGGTTACCAATCTCGGCGAGGTGGAAGCTGGTGACCGAGTGAATGTGGAACGGGCCGCCCGCTTCGAGGATGAGATCGGCGGCCATCAAATGTCCGGCCATATCCTCTGCACAGCGATTGTGGTCAATGTGGTCGCAACAGAAAACAATCATCAGGTTCGTTTCAGACTGCCGGATGAGTGGATGAAATACCTCTTTACCAAGGGATATATCGGCATCGACGGTATCAGCCTGACCATCGGTGAGGTATCCGGCAACGAATTCGAGGTCAACCTGATCCCCGAAACCCTGGCTCGCACCAACATCGGCAGTCGCAAACCCGGAGACCGGATCAACATCGAGATCGATCCGCAAACCCAAGCTATCGTTGATACCGTGGAACGGGTTTTAGCAAAAACACCCTCTCCTTCCTAACCCGGTTGTTTTTGAGGAAGCAGGTTCCGGGAAGAGGAAACGATTGTAAAATCACGCACGAATAATCATCCTAAATACCGCTCCAGCTTCACTTGGCCCTGTTCATTCATCGATTTGTGACGCAAAATATTGCCTATCTGAAACGACAGGTAATCTCCGCAACCAAGTCGTCTTCGTCTTCGATTCCAGATAAGTACTTTGATGCAGGCAAGTGAAACAACCATAGAGGCTCCACCCGTTCGCGTCGCAGCCTTAGGCGTCGACGATCGCATAAGGAACAGCCTGCGCCTATTTTTCCACGAATCCTGCAAGGATCGATTTCAGCTGGTGGAAGAGGAGGCAGCAGACGCCGTCATCATCGATCTCGACCATAAAAAAGGGATACGACTGGCACAGGAGCAGCGACAGCTTCATCCATCCACACCGGTCATAGTAATCTCCCAGGATCCACGGGAGACAGGCAGCCTCATAAGCCTGCTCAAACCACTGAAAAAACGCAGTCTTGCAAAAGCACTGTTACGGGCTGAAGCGCAAGCGAAAGACCCACAGAATTCCTCATCAACCCTGCCCAGCCTGCAAATTGCATCAACGCCGGTCGCGCCTGCTGAAGAGAGTGGTGAAGATGTCGTCATGGCGGGAATGCCTCCCACCAGCACAGGCTATCAGATCGCCCGCCACCTTGCGGAAAAGGATATCCAGGCATTTCTGGGGTCAACCCCAGATATTGATACTAATAGTGCCCAGCAACTGGCCAATATCCGCTACGACCCGGATAGTTTTTTCCAGGGAAAACTGAGCCAAATCACTGCCATGATGAAACAAAAGGGGCAGGCGGTGCGACTGCAGTTTTCCAATGAAGAGTTCATTATCCTCTACCCCGACGAAGAGATGGCTCAGATTAATATGAGCGAATCCAGGTTAGGGGCTCTCTCCGCTGCCCCCATATCACCAGGTGGTCTCTCATTCACTTTTTGCGATGATCTCTTCTCACCGGATGATGGGGCTGCGGATTCATTTATGCACCTCGATGCTCTCATGTGGAAAACAGCACTTTGGGCCTCGCGGGGCCGTATCCCCTACGAAACCGATCTCCATAAACCGGTTGCCCTGGATCGCTGGCCAAACCTGACGCGTCTGTTGTTATTACCCAACACCCTTGAGATTGCCGCACTCTGGGCGGAGCAACCTCACTCGCTCATCGAAACTGCTGCAAAGCTAAAAATCCCGCAGCGCTATGTTTTCGGTTTCTACAGCGCAGTTTTTGCCTTGGGGCTGGCAAATACAGGAGAGACAATGAAGACCCTCGACTATGTCCCGATTGCTGCCGATACAGGGGAAAAACAGCCGGCCTCTGCCAGCTGGCTCAGCAACTGGATACCATTTTTCCGCAGTAAAAACGGATGAAAAAAGACCTCAAAATCATCTTTACCGGGCCGGTGGGGGCAGGCAAAACCACTGCGATCAACGCCATCAGTGATACTGATACCGTGTCCACCAATGAATCCTCCACGGACGAGCTCCGCTATCGTAAAAACACCACCACAGTCGCAATGGATTACGGCATCATCAACATGGTGGACAGCAAGCGGGTGCATCTCTACGGGACACCTGGTCAAGAACGTTTCGACTTCATGTGGGACATCCTGATTCAGGGTGGCATGGGCCTGGTCCTGCTGGTGGATAATGCCCGCCCCGACCCGCTGGAAGACATGCAGTTTTTTCTGCAGCGATTCGGGGACTTCATCCAGCGCACCCGAGTCGCTATCGGTGTTACCCGAATGGATGTCTCCAGTACACCCAGACTGAACGAATACCAGTCATTATTGAATGAGCAGACGCGAAAAATCCCACTTTTCGAAGTGGATGCCAGAGTCAGACAGGACGTATCCATCCTGGTGCAGTCGTTGCTTCATTCTCTGGATCATCAGAAGCGCGAATAACCGGAGTTTAGGCTCGCTCAAGTGCAGCGGAACCTGCATCCCGGCAACGCCTTTGTCACTCCAGAAATGCCCGATCCGCTGCGCTTGATCAGGCCTACGCCTCCATTCATTGATTACCATATTAGAAAATATCGATGACTTTTGCGCCGTCTCGTGCTATTTTCCCGCATCGGTTTTAAGGTCAGATTCATCGCGTATCGGCACCCGTCAGCACGCATTTTGTCAGACCAAGAGGCACACCGGTTTCTAGGGAAGCCCGGCGTGCCTGATATTTTCACCTTCCTGATTGGGTCGTGATGGGTTCGCTCACTCAACTATTGATTACACCTGTCGCCACAGCAGTGCTTATCGCCCTGCTTCCTGGACAGAATCAACGTCTGATCCGGGGAGTCGCACTCTTCGGCTCCGCCATCGCCTTGCTGCTCTCCTGGCGATTATTCGCCGGCTTTGATAACTCCCTTGCAGATCTGCAATTCATGGAGGTTGTGCCCTGGAACCCGCGCCTCGGCACATCTTATGCCGTCGGCATCGATGGTATCTCCCTCTCCATGATCCTGCTGGCAACCCTGCTCAGTCTGGTCGCCCTGGCCGCTTCGGCCAGCATCACCAAGCAGGTGAAAGGCTACTACATACTGGTGTTGGTGCTGGAATCCGCCATGCTCGGGGTATTCATGGCCCAGGACTGGTCGCTATTCTATGTCTTCTGGGAACTGACCCTGATCCCGCTCTTCTTCCTCATTGATCGCTGGGGAGGGAAAAATCGTCAGGGTGCAGCACTCAATTTCGTGCTCTACACCATGGGCGGGTCGGTTTTTATGCTGCTTAGCCTGCTGGTGCTTTTCGACACCCTGCCGGGCCACTCCTTTGCCATGGATCAGATGCGCGCCGGCGCGCACCTGATTTCCGAACAGAAACAGGTCCTGATCTTTTTGGGTTTTCTCATCGGTTTCGGGGTCAAGATGCCGATCTTCCCTATCCACGGCTGGCTGCCGCTGGCCCACGTCGAGGCACCGAGTCCTATCAGCATCCTGCTCTCCGGCATCCTGTTGAAAATGGGATCCTACGGTCTGATCCGTGCCGCACAGACCCTGCCCGATGCCGTCATCTCCCTGCAGGGGGTACTGGTTGCCCTCGCGTTGGTAAGTCTGGTCTATGGTGGTCTATTGGCTTGGCGGCAATGGGATCTGAAACGGATGATCGCCTACTCTTCGGTCAGCCACATGGGTGTGGTGTTGCTGGGCATCGCAACCCTAAATTTCGCCGGTCTGACCGGAGCGGTTATGCAGATGATGGCACACGGATTGGTGGCGGGCGCCACTTTCCTGCTGATCGGACTGCTCTATGAACGCACCCACACGCGCAACATCAATGACTACAGCTCCCTGCTTCGGGTAGCACCACGCTTTGCCTTCTTCACCACGATTGCATTTATCGGCGCCGTTGGCCTGCCCGGCACTTTTGGTTTTATCGCCGAACTACACGTCCTGATTGGCGGTTTCGAACGTTGGGGCTGGTTGGTGGTACTACTAACCCTAGGCGTATTGATCAGCGCTGCCTATGCGATACGCACTATCGGCCGTCTCTTCACCGGGCCCGTTCGAAAGGAGATGCAGGATATCGCTGACCTGCGGCCCAGCGAGATGGCAGCCGCCATCGTGTTGACTGGCGGCATTGTCTTATTGGGCATCTTCCCGGCTCCGGCACTGGAGCTTGTGTCCGCCTCCATCACCCAGTTGAGCGCCACCTTCGCGGCCCATCTGTAATCAAGCGAGGAGAAAACTTTGTCCGCCGCCAGCCATGAGACAGATTCCGTCGATATCCGCAGCCGCCTGCATCATGTTATCGAGCACTTCGAGCATGTACTGCCAGGACAGGCGCCGATCAAGGACTTCGTCCACCACAACACGCTGCACGGCTTCCAGCATCTGGAATTCACCGAGGCACTGGCAGAGGCGGAGCGCATTAACGGTGCAAGGGGCTACCTGCCGGATGACCGTTTCCGGGAGTTCTACGCTGAGGGGCGCATCACCCTGGAAGATCTGCGGGCCGTCATCGATGAGACCCCAGCACTGGAGCCCGACGAGGTCCTGCTGGAGAATATCGACGGCGCACTGACCTACCGTGATATCACCATTGCGGCTTTGCTCCACCCTCTGAAGACAGTCACTGCCTGTCAGTTCAACTGGCAGATCGAAGAGTTGGATCTCCTGCGCCGTTTTCAGTCCGACGTCGACAATAACACTCGCCAACATTTTCTCGAAGCTGCCGCCGAGCAAGGTCTGAGCGACGAAAAGGCTGCCATCTCCGATCTCTGGACCATATGCCTCGAAACCCTCGGCCTGGAGCATTTCTGTATGCACCCGGAGGAGTTGGTTGATCTCTCTCCGGAGCAGGCGGAGCGCATGCTACACACCCTGACCATTGAGGACGACAGCTTCAGTAGCGTTCACTACCGGGTGCGAAAAGAGTCCGCCAAGCAACTTGACCGGACAATATCGCGGATCGGACAGGAAATCACTCTGCACGGCCTATTGCTTGAATTGACCGGCAAGGATCTGCTTGATGAGATTCGTCCACTGCTCATCCGTTTCATCGCCAGTTTTCTTGACCAGGGCCAAGCGGCTTGGCAAGCCCCCGAGCGCGATACAGGCTTTTACACCACCTGGCGACGCAGCGTCGCCGTCTCTCTAACCGGCTTCTTCAACGAGATGCCGGAGTGGCAGGACGAGATCGCAGTGCTCGACGAGGACCCGATGGAGGCAGTGATCTCTGAACTGCAGCGCATGGGGCTTCCGGAGACGTACTGGGAATCTTATCTGGAAAGACTCGCCCTGGAGCTGCCCGGCTGGTCCGGCATGTTTCTCTATCGCCACAATCACCCCGGCTACGAAGGCTCTCACGATGTCTCCGTGGAGATGCTGGATTACCTCGCGGTACGATTGGTGATGGAACGCCTTTTCGCCCAGCGGCTGTGCGATCAACAGTGGCAGATTGCGCCCAACCTGGACATGCTGCGCTGGTACTTCCGAAGACGCCGCTCCGAGTTCATGGTGCGCCACAGTCTGCACAACAACCGGCTGCCGGAGTATCTCATTGTCCGTGCGCAACAGCTGGAACTGCAGACACCCACACCCAGCGATGACTATCCCCAGTGGCGTCAGCTGGCTGACATGATCTGGACATGGCGTCAAAGCCCCGCCTCCGACCGCCCAGCAGGACATTCGGTCTACGGCAGTGCCTGGCAGCTCTTTCGTCTGAGCCAGCATCTGGGGCTCATCGGACAGGATATCGCTAACCTCGGCGAACAGGGCGTAAGAAAACTCTTTGATTGCCTGCACCGCCTCACTCCCGATACCCAAAGTTTCCTCTGGCTGCAGGCCTACGAGCGCAACTATCGCGAGCAGATCTTCAACGCGGTCGTCAACAATGAGGGACGGGGACACTGGAAGAGTCGCGGAAGCACACCCGCCGCGCAAATCGTCTGGTGCATGGACGATCGCGAAGAGGGAATCCGCCGCCACTTGGAAGTCATCAATCCCGCCATTGAAACCTTCGGTGCTGCTGCCCACTACAACGTCCCGCACAATTGGCGGGGGCTCACCGACGAGAAGATTTCCGGACTCTGTCCCGTGGTCATGGTACCGGCGCACGAAATCAGGGAGAGAGCGCATCCCGGTATGGAAGAGCAGGCAAGACAACTCAGCAAGCGGCACAAGAAGCGGCTTCGACTGAAAGATCTCCTGCATCAGGAGACCCGCCGCAACCTGCTTGGTTCGACCGTACTGATCGCTCTGGCCGCCCCCGCCACTCTCGGCATTCTGATAGCCAAGGTATTGGCGCCGCTAAAGGTTGGCAAACTCTCTGCCAAACTGCGTGATACTTACGAAACCGCCGTGCAGACTGACATTGCAGTCACCGCCGCGCCAGATGCACCCGAAGGCACGATCGAACACAACCGTCTCGGTTTCTCGGATGAGGAACAGGCCGACCGGGTAGAGGTATTTCTGCAAAACATCGGCTTGGTGGATGGCTTCTCACCGCTGCCCATCATCATGGGTCACGGCTCCAGCAGCGAGAACAATCCGCACCGCGCCGCTTACGACTGCGGCGCCTGCAGCGGCCGTCACTCCGGTCCCAATGCGCGTATTCTCGCCGCCATCGCCAATCGCCCGGAGATCAGAGAGATCCTGCGTCAACGGGGAATCGACATTCACAAGAACAGCTGGTTCATCGGCGCCTTCCACAACACCTGCGATGAGAACATCGACTGGTTCGATATGGATAAGGTGCCGAAATCCCACCAGCAGATTCTCTCCGTTATCCAGAGGAATGTGGATGAAGCGTGCCATCATTCGGCTCATGAACGCTGCCGTAAATTTTTCTCCGCCCCGAAACAACCCAACCTGAAGCAGGCGCTTGCCCATATCCAGGGACGTGGTAACGATTTCAGCCAGGCACGCCCCGAACTGGGCCACGCCACCAACGCCTGCGCCGTCATCGGTCGCCGTTCCATTACCCAGGGTGCCTTCTTCGACCGCCGGGCCTTTCTCATCTCCTATGATCCCACCATCGATCCCAGTGGGGAGATCATCGAACGTCTGCTGTTGGCCAACGGTCCGGTGGGCGCGGGTATCAGCCTGGAGTATTACTTCTCCACCGTGAACAACGACGAATACGGCTGTGGTTCCAAGATAACCCACAACATCACCGGCCTCTTCGGCGTCATGGAGGGGGCCAGCTCCGACCTGCGCACCGGCCTGCCACGGCAGATGATCGAAATCCACGAGGCGATGCGTCTGCAGGTCATCGTGGAGCAGAAGATCGACCTGTTGACTGAGATCTATATGCGACAACCTCCGCTACAGGAGTTGGTGGGTAAAGGTTGGTTGCTACTCAGCGCCAAAGACCCGGACAGCGACCGAATCGATGTCTTCTATCCCGATCGAGGCTGGGTGCGTTGGGAGGGCCAGATCAACGAACTGCCGACAGTGAAAAACTCCGCCGACTGGTACGCGGGGCACATGGAGCCACTGAC from Gammaproteobacteria bacterium (ex Lamellibrachia satsuma) harbors:
- a CDS encoding DUF2309 domain-containing protein, with the protein product MSAASHETDSVDIRSRLHHVIEHFEHVLPGQAPIKDFVHHNTLHGFQHLEFTEALAEAERINGARGYLPDDRFREFYAEGRITLEDLRAVIDETPALEPDEVLLENIDGALTYRDITIAALLHPLKTVTACQFNWQIEELDLLRRFQSDVDNNTRQHFLEAAAEQGLSDEKAAISDLWTICLETLGLEHFCMHPEELVDLSPEQAERMLHTLTIEDDSFSSVHYRVRKESAKQLDRTISRIGQEITLHGLLLELTGKDLLDEIRPLLIRFIASFLDQGQAAWQAPERDTGFYTTWRRSVAVSLTGFFNEMPEWQDEIAVLDEDPMEAVISELQRMGLPETYWESYLERLALELPGWSGMFLYRHNHPGYEGSHDVSVEMLDYLAVRLVMERLFAQRLCDQQWQIAPNLDMLRWYFRRRRSEFMVRHSLHNNRLPEYLIVRAQQLELQTPTPSDDYPQWRQLADMIWTWRQSPASDRPAGHSVYGSAWQLFRLSQHLGLIGQDIANLGEQGVRKLFDCLHRLTPDTQSFLWLQAYERNYREQIFNAVVNNEGRGHWKSRGSTPAAQIVWCMDDREEGIRRHLEVINPAIETFGAAAHYNVPHNWRGLTDEKISGLCPVVMVPAHEIRERAHPGMEEQARQLSKRHKKRLRLKDLLHQETRRNLLGSTVLIALAAPATLGILIAKVLAPLKVGKLSAKLRDTYETAVQTDIAVTAAPDAPEGTIEHNRLGFSDEEQADRVEVFLQNIGLVDGFSPLPIIMGHGSSSENNPHRAAYDCGACSGRHSGPNARILAAIANRPEIREILRQRGIDIHKNSWFIGAFHNTCDENIDWFDMDKVPKSHQQILSVIQRNVDEACHHSAHERCRKFFSAPKQPNLKQALAHIQGRGNDFSQARPELGHATNACAVIGRRSITQGAFFDRRAFLISYDPTIDPSGEIIERLLLANGPVGAGISLEYYFSTVNNDEYGCGSKITHNITGLFGVMEGASSDLRTGLPRQMIEIHEAMRLQVIVEQKIDLLTEIYMRQPPLQELVGKGWLLLSAKDPDSDRIDVFYPDRGWVRWEGQINELPTVKNSADWYAGHMEPLTPVLLEQPGETRHA
- a CDS encoding NADH-quinone oxidoreductase subunit M, coding for MGSLTQLLITPVATAVLIALLPGQNQRLIRGVALFGSAIALLLSWRLFAGFDNSLADLQFMEVVPWNPRLGTSYAVGIDGISLSMILLATLLSLVALAASASITKQVKGYYILVLVLESAMLGVFMAQDWSLFYVFWELTLIPLFFLIDRWGGKNRQGAALNFVLYTMGGSVFMLLSLLVLFDTLPGHSFAMDQMRAGAHLISEQKQVLIFLGFLIGFGVKMPIFPIHGWLPLAHVEAPSPISILLSGILLKMGSYGLIRAAQTLPDAVISLQGVLVALALVSLVYGGLLAWRQWDLKRMIAYSSVSHMGVVLLGIATLNFAGLTGAVMQMMAHGLVAGATFLLIGLLYERTHTRNINDYSSLLRVAPRFAFFTTIAFIGAVGLPGTFGFIAELHVLIGGFERWGWLVVLLTLGVLISAAYAIRTIGRLFTGPVRKEMQDIADLRPSEMAAAIVLTGGIVLLGIFPAPALELVSASITQLSATFAAHL